In Gammaproteobacteria bacterium, the DNA window GCCTTTGCCCGGGCGCGGCGGGAACGATGAAAGATTCGCGATGAATCAGCGTTGAGCGGCTCCGGACGTATTCATCGGCCTTCTCAGATCCTTCAAGAGTCCTTCCAGCCCTGATTCAGGAATATTCCCCGAGATAGCAGGCTGCGCCGAATGATCGCTGGTTTTGATTGAAACAGTACTCGCCTTTTGAATGGCACCTTGATACTGATCAACACACTGGCCGGAGCAGGATTCAGAACTACCAATCAGTTGATAGATGAAAGACAGCTTGATGTTATTATTGATAAAATTTCCTTGTTGCGCGACATAGCCCTGCAGCTTGCAGTTGTCGTCGAATACTTGTTCCGCCACGGGCGAAATCAGAGAAAAATTTCCTTGTTCGTCAACTGCGCCTGAAACGAGCAAGCTACCGATATTTCCGGACAATTGATCGCCGCTCTGGTTGAGCGTCAGAGTTCCATTGGAATTGGGCAATGACTGAGTAAAGCACGGCGGGTCATTGACCAGGGAAGTAGTGAACTGGTAAGTCCCTGAGAAGTCAGGAGCCTGTCCACCCTCCCCCGTGGGGATGATCTGACTGATCGCATAACCCTGCATTTCGGTGCGCCAGTCCAGGCGAATATCGTAGGTCTTGCCATCGGCGGTCATATTATTAATAAAAATAGTGCGACCGCTGTCATGGCTGACCGTTGCACCGTTAAGACTGATCAGTGAAGCATCGGAAATATAAGAATTATCAAAGCGCGCTACATTAAATGCAGCCGATGAATCCTTGGTCGTTTGTTCCTGATCGACCCCCCGAACGCTGATCGTGTGCTGACCGGCTGACAAACCTGAATAAGGGAATGCCATTGAGAAACCGGAATTCGCGGAATCCGGATAATCCGGATAGGCGTCGCCAACATCCGCGCGCCGCCCGCCGACGGGAATATTGGTTTTGAACACCCCATCCACATATAGCTCGACGCGATTAATGCCTGCTGATCCGACCACCCAACCGCGAATATTCGCCACGCCGCTGTAAGTGCTATTGGCAACCGGCTCTTCCAGGGAAAGCACAATATCGCCTGCCCAGACGGTCGAAACCAGGAATGCGCAAGCGGCGCTTAAAGCGGTCGGGAGTATTACGAGCACAAAACCAGAACGGTGCGAAACCATTATTGCTACCCCTATTGAAAAACCAAAGACTCTTGGACGCATTGCGGCGCAATCCCTTCATGCGCCCAACAGCAGCATAACCCTGTAGGAAATTTTGAGTAAATACCGGGTCCAATTATTCATCCCGATCCGCGAGCAGGTCGTCCTCATCGCTGAATTCGTCCTCCTCGTAGCCCAGGTCGTCTGATTCCATTTCATCGAAGGGACCCGACCAGTCTTCTGGCGCTTCAATGGGATCAATGGGCAGTTCGTACCAGGCATCCAGATCCAGATCTTCCAGTTCGCCGTCAAAGTACTGGATTTCGACCGTTTGGGCATCCTCGTCGAGGGCCACAACCTCGAAATCGTTACCCGTTTCCTGATTGCGGTACCAATTGCCAATGATGGGATCAACATCGCTCATGATCGATCTCCTGCTGCGGGTGGGGAGAGGTGAGTCAACGGTTGGCGGACGTCGCCATGCGACGACTCATTTTTTATGGATTCTCAGCCAATTTTGACGAATGAGCTATGCACAATTCAACCTCAAGATCACGAAATATTTGCGATGTCAGGCCGAGTCAGGGTTTTCCCGGATTTCGCTACGCGCCATCCGGGCTACGCTCCTAACCATCCAATCCCACAACCCGTGGCATTTCCTCTTCTTCATCCACCGACTGACGCAGCGCCCGGTTGACTGCGCTGATCACTGCGTTCAGCGAGGCGGTCACAATATTGCTGTCGATGCCGACACCAAACAGCGAGATTGCATCGCCATTCAGGCGCACTTCAACATAGGAAACCGCCGTGGCGTTGGCCCCTGCGCCGATGGCGTGTTCGTGGTAGTCAACCACCCGAACATTCAAGCCAAAATGCCGGTTTAGCGCATCGATAAAGGCGTCAATCGGACCATTGCCCTTGCCGGAAAGCAATCGCTCTATCCCATGTTCGCGAATCGTTGCCGTCAGCTTGTGCGTACTGTTGGCATGGCTGTCCGGCGCGGTGCGGTAATCCACGAAATGAAAAGGTTCGTCTGGTTGCAGATATTCCACCTGAAACGCCGCCCAAATATCCGCCGAACTCAATTCCTTGCCCGTTGCATCGGCAATGGCCTGCACGGTTTGACTGAACTCGATCTGCAAGCGGCGCGGCATCCGCAAGCCGTGATCCTTTTCCAACAGATAGGCAATGCCGCCCTTACCCGACTGGCTGTTGACCCGGATCACTGCCTCGTAGCTGCGTCCCACATCGGCGGGATCGATCGGCAGATAAGGCACATCCCAGATGTCCTGCCCGGCGATGGCGTGCAGTCCTTTCTTGATCGCATCCTGATGCGAACCGGAAAACGCGGTGAAGACCAGTTCACCAGCATACGGATGACGGGGATGCACGGGCAATTGATTGCAGTACTCGGCGGTGCGCACCACGGCGTTGATATCGGAAAGATCAAGACCGGGATTCACGCCCTGAGTAAACAGATTCAGCGCCAAGGTCACAATGTCGACGTTACCGGTGCGCTCGCCGTTGCCAAATAACGTACCCTCAACCCGGTCAGCGCCAGCCAGCAAGGCCAATTCGGCGGCGGCGACCGCGGTGCCCCGATCGTTATGAGGATGGACGCTGACCAACACCGAGCCACGACAACTGAGATGACGACAAAACCATTCGATCTGGTCAGCATGAACATTCGGGGTCGCCATTTCCACGGTCGCCGGCAGATTGAAAATGACTTTATGCTCCGGCGTCGGTTGCCAGACTTCGACCACGGCTTCGCACACCTCCAATGCAAAGTCGAGTTCAGTGGCACTAAAACTTTCCGGAGAGTACTCGAAAGTCCACTCGGTATCGGGGTGCTCCGTCGCAATTTCCCGCATCAACCGGGCGCCGGTGACAGCGATATCGATAATGCCCGCCTTGTCCAACCCAAACACCACTTGCCGCTGAATTGGCGACGTGGAATTATAGAGATGCACAA includes these proteins:
- a CDS encoding Ig-like domain-containing protein; the protein is MVSHRSGFVLVILPTALSAACAFLVSTVWAGDIVLSLEEPVANSTYSGVANIRGWVVGSAGINRVELYVDGVFKTNIPVGGRRADVGDAYPDYPDSANSGFSMAFPYSGLSAGQHTISVRGVDQEQTTKDSSAAFNVARFDNSYISDASLISLNGATVSHDSGRTIFINNMTADGKTYDIRLDWRTEMQGYAISQIIPTGEGGQAPDFSGTYQFTTSLVNDPPCFTQSLPNSNGTLTLNQSGDQLSGNIGSLLVSGAVDEQGNFSLISPVAEQVFDDNCKLQGYVAQQGNFINNNIKLSFIYQLIGSSESCSGQCVDQYQGAIQKASTVSIKTSDHSAQPAISGNIPESGLEGLLKDLRRPMNTSGAAQR
- the leuA gene encoding 2-isopropylmalate synthase, which codes for MKHIDAIRKYRPFPPVCLPDRQWPSRMLTQAPVWCSVDLRDGNQALIEPMGTDRKRRMFELLTQIGFKEIEVGFPAASQTDFDFVRYLADHQLIPDDVSIQVLTQSREPLIRRSFEALRGVRKAVVHLYNSTSPIQRQVVFGLDKAGIIDIAVTGARLMREIATEHPDTEWTFEYSPESFSATELDFALEVCEAVVEVWQPTPEHKVIFNLPATVEMATPNVHADQIEWFCRHLSCRGSVLVSVHPHNDRGTAVAAAELALLAGADRVEGTLFGNGERTGNVDIVTLALNLFTQGVNPGLDLSDINAVVRTAEYCNQLPVHPRHPYAGELVFTAFSGSHQDAIKKGLHAIAGQDIWDVPYLPIDPADVGRSYEAVIRVNSQSGKGGIAYLLEKDHGLRMPRRLQIEFSQTVQAIADATGKELSSADIWAAFQVEYLQPDEPFHFVDYRTAPDSHANSTHKLTATIREHGIERLLSGKGNGPIDAFIDALNRHFGLNVRVVDYHEHAIGAGANATAVSYVEVRLNGDAISLFGVGIDSNIVTASLNAVISAVNRALRQSVDEEEEMPRVVGLDG